The following proteins come from a genomic window of Lolium rigidum isolate FL_2022 chromosome 5, APGP_CSIRO_Lrig_0.1, whole genome shotgun sequence:
- the LOC124652726 gene encoding ATP-dependent 6-phosphofructokinase 5, chloroplastic-like, whose translation MSLSGMAIAFKASTSACTAHQPWGHSTRDQCQYGFAHINEPRSRKGSAALQVRATSGKLDLDFSDPSWRQKYQEDWDGRFNLPHITDIFDLKPRLTTFSLKKNRTPLGDTDDSSPDMWNGYVNKDDRALLKVIKYASPTSAGAECIDPDCSWMEHWVHRAGPRKEIYYEPEEVKAAIVTCGGLCPGLNDVIRQIVFTLEIYGVKNIVGIQFGYRGFFEKGLKEMPLSRDLVENINLSGGSFLGVSRGGAKTSEIVDSIQARRIDMLFVIGGNGSHAGANAIHEECRKRKLKVSVVAVPKTIDNDILFMDKTFGFDTAVEEAQRAINSAYIEARSAYHGIGLVKLMGRSTGFIAMHASLSSGQIDVCLIPEVSFTLDGERGVLAHLEHLLKTKGFCVVCVAEGAGQDLLQKSNATDASGNVILSDFGVHMQQKIKKHFKDIGVPADIKYIDPTYMVRACRANASDAILCTVLGQNAVHGAFAGFSGITSGICNTHYAFLPITEVITAPKHVNPNSRMWHRCLTSTGQPDFH comes from the exons ATGTCCTTATCTGGGATGGCCATTGCATTCAAAGCAAGCACGAGTGCTTGCACTGCTCACCAACCATGGGGGCACTCAACCAGGGATCAGTGTCAGTATGGTTTCGCTCACATAAATGAACCAAGGAGCAGGAAAGGCTCCGCAGCACTGCAAGTGAGAGCTACTTCTGGGAAGTTAGACTTGGATTTCAGTGATCCTTCTTGGAGGCAAAAGTATCAGGAAGACTGGGATGGCCGTTTTAACTTGCCACACATAACAGATATATTTGATTTGAAGCCAAGGCTAACTACATTTTCGCTCAAGAAAAACAG AACTCCCCTGGGCGATACCGACGATTCATCACCTGACATGTGGAATGGCTATGTAAATAAGGATGACCGAGCACTTCTGAAG GTGATCAAGTATGCGTCTCCTACTTCTGCTGGAGCTGAGTGCATTGATCCTGATTGTAGCTGGATGGAACATTG GGTGCATCGTGCAGGGCCTCGTAAGGAAATATACTATGAACCTGAGGAAGTAAAAGCAGCCATTGTTACTTGTGGAGGGCTCTGCCCTGGTTTGAACGATGTCATTAGGCAG ATAGTATTTACCCTGGAGATCTATGGGGTTAAGAATATTGTCGGAATTCAGTTTGGTTATCGCGGATTCTTTGAAAAAGGCTTAAAAGAAATGCCG CTTTCACGTGATTTGGTGGAAAACATAAATCTTTCTGGAGGAAGTTTCCTAGGTGTCTCTCGTGGAGGAGCTAAAACTAGTGAGATTGTAGATAGTATACAG GCCAGAAGAATTGATATGCTCTTTGTAATTGGTGGAAATGGTAGCCATGCAGGAGCTAATGCTATCCATGAGGAG TGTCGTAAGAGAAAACTGAAAGTTTCAGTTGTAGCTGTTCCAAAAACAATTGATAATGATATACTTTTCATGGACAAGACTTTTGGTTTTGATACAGCTGTTGAAGAAGCTCAACGTGCAATCAATTCTGCCTATATAGAG GCACGCAGTGCATATCATGGAATTGGGTTGGTCAAATTAATGGGAAGAAGCACTGGGTTCATAGCCATGCATGCTTCTCTTTCTAGTGGACAGATTGATGTCTGCTTAATACCTGAG GTATCTTTTACACTTGATGGAGaacgtggtgttttggcacacctTGAGCACTTACTGAAAACCAAGGGATTTTGTGTAGTTTGTGTTGCTGAAGGTGCTGGACAG GATTTGTTGCAAAAATCTAATGCGACAGATGCATCAGGAAATGTGATACTTAGTGACTTTGGTGTTCACATGCAACAAAAG ATTAAGAAGCATTTCAAGGACATTGGTGTTCCAGCTGATATTAAGTACATTGATCCAACATATATGGTCCGTGCCTGTCGTGCAAATGCATCTGATGCTATCTTGTGCACTGTGCTTGGACAAAATGCT GTCCATGGAGCATTCGCCGGGTTCAGTGGCATCACCTCAGGTATTTGCAACACACATTACGCTTTCCTCCCGATCACGGAAGTCATTACAGCACCGAAGCATGTGAACCCAAATAGCAGGATGTGGCACCGCTGTCTCACGTCTACCGGCCAACCAGACTTCCACTGA
- the LOC124654729 gene encoding sugar transport protein 7-like, translating into MAGSMAPRGVTKERAAEYKGQMTFAVAMACIVAAIGGSIFGYDIGISGVNTMDPFLEKFFPVVFRRKNSPTRNNYCKYDNQALSAFTSSLYLAGQVSTLAAAPVTRNYGRRASIICGGISFLIGAALNAAAGSLTILIIGRIMLGVGIGFGNQAVPLYLSEMAPAHLRGGLNMMFQLATTLGIFTANMINFGTQKIKPWGWRLSLGLAAAPALLMTIGGILLPETPNSLIERGHVEEGRRVLELIRGTAEVDAEFTDMTEASELAKTIKHPFRSILERRNRPQLVMAVCMPAFQILTGINSILFYAPVLFQSMGFGASAALYSSMLTGAVLLFSTLISIATVDRLGRRKLLISGGIQMIVCQVIVAAILAVKFSADKQLSRSCSIAVVMVICLFMLAFGWSWGPLGWTVPSEIFALETRSAGQSITVAVNLFFTFVIAQAFLSLLCAFKFAIFIFFACWIAVMTAFVHVFLPETKGVPIEEMVLLWSKHRFWKNVMPDIMPLEDGWGPGVGDSAPAYESNIHK; encoded by the exons ATGGCGGGCAGCATGGCTCCGCGGGGAGTGACcaaggagagggcggcggagtaCAAGGgcca GATGACGTTCGCTGTCGCCATGGCGTGCATCGTCGCCGCTATCGGGGGCTCCATCTTTGGCTATGACATCGGGATCTCCG GAGTGAACACCATGGACCCTTTCCTCGAGAAGTTCTTTCCGGTGGTGTTCCGGCGAAAGAACTCCCCAACCAGGAACAACTACTGCAAGTACGATAACCAGGCCCTCTCCGCCTTCACATCCTCGCTCTACCTCGCCGGCCAAGTCTCtaccctcgccgccgcgccggtGACAAGGAACTACGGCCGCCGCGCCAGCATCATCTGCGGCGGCATCAGCTTCCTCATTGGCGCCGCCCTCAACGCCGCGGCCGGGAGCCTCACGATTCTTATCATCGGCCGCATCATGCTTGGCGTCGGCATCGGTTTCGGCAATCAG GCTGTGCCGCTGTACCTGTCAGAGATGGCGCCGGCGCACCTTCGGGGCGGGCTGAACATGATGTTCCAGCTCGCGACCACGCTCGGCATCTTCACGGCCAACATGATCAACTTCGGCACGCAGAAGATCAAGCCGTGGGGGTGGCGCCTCTCGCTGGGcctcgcggcggcgccggcgctgcTGATGACCATCGGTGGGATCCTCCTCCCGGAGACGCCCAACAGCCTCATCGAGCGCGGGCACGTCGAGGAGGGCCGGCGAGTGCTGGAGCTCATCCGCGGCACCGCAGAAGTCGACGCCGAGTTCACGGACATGACGGAGGCCAGCGAGCTCGCCAAAACCATCAAGCACCCGTTCCGGAGCATCCTGGAGCGGCGTAACCGGCCGCAGCTCGTGATGGCGGTGTGCATGCCGGCGTTCCAGATCCTGACGGGGATCAACTCCATACTGTTCTACGCTCCGGTGCTGTTCCAGAGCATGGGGTTCGGCGCCAGCGCGGCGCTCTACTCCTCCATGCTCACGGGCGCCGTGCTCCTGTTCTCCACGCTCATATCCATCGCCACCGTGGACCGGCTGGGCAGGAGGAAGCTCCTCATCAGCGGCGGAATCCAGATGATCGTGTGCCAGGTGATCGTGGCGGCGATACTGGCTGTGAAGTTCAGCGCGGACAAGCAGCTGTCGCGGAGCTGCTCGAtcgcggtggtgatggtgatctgCCTCTTCATGCTCGCGTTCGGATGGTCGTGGGGGCCGCTGGGGTGGACGGTGCCGAGCGAGATCTTCGCGCTGGAGACGCGGTCGGCGGGGCAGAGCATCACGGTGGCCGTgaacctcttcttcaccttcgtgATCGCGCAGGCGTTCCTGTCGCTGCTGTGCGCGTTCAAGTTcgccatcttcatcttcttcgcgtgCTGGATCGCCGTCATGACGGCCTTCGTCCATGTGTTCCTGCCGGAGACGAAGGGCGTGCCGATTGAGGAGATGGTGCTGCTCTGGAGCAAGCACAGGTTCTGGAAGAATGTCATGCCGGACATCATGCCGCTCGAGGACGGATGGGGACCCGGCGTTGGGGATAGCGCCCCTGCTTATGAGAGCAACATTCACAAGTGA